Proteins co-encoded in one Gossypium arboreum isolate Shixiya-1 chromosome 11, ASM2569848v2, whole genome shotgun sequence genomic window:
- the LOC108483513 gene encoding triacylglycerol lipase OBL1-like — MEVTPGRKQFYSNYMLLNPKKASFFDLTALLFSKNLKKRKFIETSIETEDSFWYRLVIFLSTLLQKFLLSIKTPMALAGQTFEDMLNLFTNNGGLFGLIKKVMTGKVVIPSREAATYVSAVGYTDLRKDLDKQIIYGNSMYYPALAIMTCKAVYNNAAYNKSIIENNWGMEVIGFYNYWNDYLRQPDTQVVMFRNKTSEHDTIVVSFRGTQPFSADDWCSDADLSWYEFPNIGKIHSGFLKALGMQKLVGWPKFVIPDLTRKAPLAYYDIRDRLKDLLKNSPEAKVIVTGHSLGGALAALFPAILFYHDEQLVLERMEGVYTFGQPRVGDEAFAGYMEKNLNKNGIQFYRYVYCNDIVPRVPFDGMFKHFGTCVYYNSKYQAKILEEVPYLNYFSLFGFFPMHMNAIYEVIRSFTMKAKYGADYTDGWLMFGVRLFGLLIPGVANHCPQDYVNSTRLGKPDDVLFLPLHTKKALGFEVPLLAA, encoded by the exons ATGGAAGTGACGCCAGGGAGAAAGCAGTTCTATAGcaattatatgctattgaaccCTAAGAAAGCCTCTTTCTTTGATCTAACTGCCCTCTTGTTTTCTAAAAATTTAAAGAAGAGAAAATTTATAGAAACCAGTATCGAAACTGAGGACAGTTTCTGGTATAGACTTGTTATATTCCTCTCTACTCTGTTACAGAAGTTTCTGCTTTCCATAAAGACGCCAATGGCTTTGGCCGGCCAAACTTTTGAGGATATGCTCAACCTTTTCACTAACAATGGTGGCTTGTTTGGTCTCATTAAAAAGGTCATGACAG GGAAGGTGGTGATTCCAAGCAGAGAAGCAGCAACATATGTCTCTGCTGTTGGATATACGGACTTGAGAAAGGATTTAGACAAACAGATTATATACGGGAATTCTATGTATTATCCAGCGCTAGCTATTATGACTTGTAAAGCTGTTTATAATAATGCTGCTTACAACAAATCTATAATCGAAAACAATTGGGGG ATGGAAGTCATCGGATTCTATAATTATTGGAACG ATTACCTGAGGCAACCGGATACCCAAGTGGTGATGTTCCGAAACAAAACTTCGGAGCACGACACTATTGTTGTTTCCTTCCGAGGAACACAACCGTTTAGTGCCGACGATTGGTGTTCGGACGCCGATCTGTCTTGGTACGAATTCCCCAACATTGGGAAGATTCACAGTGGTTTCTTGAAAGCTTTGGGGATGCAGAAACTTGTGGGTTGGCCCAAGTTTGTGATTCCAGATCTTACTCGCAAAGCACCTTTGGCTTATTATGACATAAGGGATAGGTTGAAAGACCTTTTGAAGAACAGCCCTGAGGCGAAAGTTATAGTGACGGGCCACAGTTTGGGGGGAGCCTTGGCTGCTCTTTTCCCGGCGATTTTGTTTTACCACGACGAACAGTTGGTGCTTGAGAGAATGGAAGGCGTTTACACGTTCGGGCAGCCCAGAGTTGGTGACGAAGCCTTTGCCGGCTACATGGAGAAGAATTTGAACAAAAATGGGATCCAGTTTTACAGATATGTTTACTGTAATGATATAGTTCCTAGGGTTCCTTTCGACGGCATGTTCAAGCACTTTGGTACCTGCGTTTACTACAACAGTAAATATCAAGCaaag ATATTGGAGGAAGTACCATACTTGAACTACTTCTCGCTGTTTGGATTCTTTCCGATGCATATGAACGCCATTTATGAGGTGATAAGAAGCTTCACAATGAAGGCTAAATATGGAGCAGATTATACAGATGGGTGGCTGATGTTTGGTGTGAGATTATTTGGATTGTTAATCCCTGGAGTTGCAAATCATTGTCCCCAAGACTATGTCAACTCCACTCGTCTTGGCAAACCCGATGATGTTTTATTCCTTCCTCTCCACACTAAAAAGGCACTTGGTTTTGAAGTCCCTTTGCTTGCTGCCTAA